The following are from one region of the Aspergillus luchuensis IFO 4308 DNA, chromosome 4, nearly complete sequence genome:
- a CDS encoding uncharacterized protein (COG:S;~EggNog:ENOG410PQ75;~InterPro:IPR005821,IPR031846,IPR027359;~TransMembrane:3 (i55-78o98-118i130-152o);~antiSMASH:Cluster_4.5;~go_component: GO:0005887 - integral component of plasma membrane [Evidence IEA];~go_component: GO:0016020 - membrane [Evidence IEA];~go_function: GO:0005216 - ion channel activity [Evidence IEA];~go_function: GO:0030171 - voltage-gated proton channel activity [Evidence IEA];~go_process: GO:0006811 - ion transport [Evidence IEA];~go_process: GO:0055085 - transmembrane transport [Evidence IEA];~go_process: GO:1902600 - proton transmembrane transport [Evidence IEA]), translating into MRSQSDPLLASEAQPLPPGQIYLPDDDENTQSTEPLIARCRRSARNYLSSRFGHYLVLFLVSVDVACVFADFLIEIHVCELEKKYKHVPSGWEDAQEALSITGLVFSCLFMLELVVAVGSFGMSYFSSKFHIFDSAVIIVAFAIDVAMRGLVEELGSLVVVLRLWRVFKIIEELESASADSLEEYEREIDRLKEENYLLRRRVEYGGDV; encoded by the exons ATGCGATCCCAAAGCGACCCTCTCCTCGCCTCCGAAGCCCAACCACTTCCCCCAGGGCAAATCTATCTCCCCGACGACGATGAAAACACCCAGTCCACCGAGCCCCTCATTGCACGCTGCCGCCGGTCGGCCCGCAACTACCTCTCCTCCCGATTCGGTCACTATCTCGTCCTATTCCTTGTGTCTGTAGATGTTGCCTGTGTTTTTGCTGATTTCTTGATTGAAATCCACGTCTGCGAACTAGAGAAGAAGTACAAGCATGTGCCTTCTGGGTGGGAAGATGCTCAGGAGGCGCTGAGTATTACGGGATTGGTGTTTTCGTGTCTGTTTATGCTTGAATTGGTGGTTGCCGTGGGGAGTTTTGGGATGAG TTACTTCTCATCTAAGTTCCATATCTTCGATTCAGCGGTGATTATTGTTGCTTTCGCCATTGATGTGGCCATGAGAGGGTTGGTTGAGGAACTGGGTTCCTTGGTCGTGGTTCTGCGGTTGTGGCGCGTGTTTAAGATTATTGAGGAGTTGGAATCCGCTAGTGCGGATTCTTTGGAGGAGTATGAGCGCGAGATTGATcggttgaaggaggagaactACCTGCTTCGTCGGAGGGTAGAGTATGGGGGTGATGTGTGA
- a CDS encoding LLM class flavin-dependent oxidoreductase (COG:C;~EggNog:ENOG410PMK0;~InterPro:IPR011251,IPR036661;~PFAM:PF00296;~SMCOG1083:oxidoreductase;~antiSMASH:Cluster_4.5;~go_function: GO:0016705 - oxidoreductase activity, acting on paired donors, with incorporation or reduction of molecular oxygen [Evidence IEA];~go_process: GO:0055114 - oxidation-reduction process [Evidence IEA]), translating to MASPNDDFYNLICPLGCVKLPTVIGHVRRDRLVSRVISVHRSASHAGSRARMPLCQCIDYKPSFTMPTEFISLTFPNASTEVAPIPNASIDPDYLVRYARSLDDYGFNYTLVPYDSSYFDPFTVGATIASVTKNLKIIIALRPNTLYPTVAAKALATLDQLSRGRAVVHLIAGGSDAEQAKEGDFLTKSQRYARLEEYIRILRRAWESDEPFDWESEYYTFKQFSNRVRPANPNGTIPVSVGGSSDEAYRVGGSLADIFGLWGEPLKETKEQIDRIYAEAERAGRAPNDRPRIWVTFRPIIAETDELAWAKAYQTLDKLKEHRANGQGKAPPNAPPPQNVGSQRLLDIAARGEVQDRALWYPTVTATNARGASTALVGSPQTISDSILDYVDLGAELISIRGYDNLNDAIDYGRYVLPKVRGELKARENGN from the exons ATGGCATCCCCGAATGACGACTTCTACAACCTCATCTGTCCACTCGGATGTGTGAAACTGCCGACCGTTATCGGCCATGTAAGGCGTGATCGCCTAGTGTCTCGCGTCATCTCAGTGCACCGCAGCGCATCCCATGCGGGGTCCAGGGCAAGAA TGCCGCTGTGTCAATGCATAGACTATAAACCATCTTTCACCATGCCTACTGAATTCATCAGCCTTACCTTCCCCAACGCCTCGACTGAGGTCGCGCCTATCCCCAACGCCTCTATTGACCCCGACTACCTCGTCCGATATGCGCGATCCCTAGACGATTATGGCTTCAACTATACCCTCGTGCCATACGATTCGTCTTATTTCGACCCCTTTACCGTCGGAGCCACCATTGCGTCGGTGACCAAGAAcctcaagatcatcatcgccctccGCCCCAACACCCTCTACCCGACCGTCGCCGCCAAAGCCCTCGCTACCCTAGACCAGCTCAGTCGAGGACGCGCCGTAGTCCACCTTATCGCCGGCGGCAGCGATGCCGAGCAAGCTAAAGAAGGTGACTTCCTCACCAAGTCCCAACGCTACGCCCGACTAGAAGAATACATCCGCATTCTCCGCCGAGCCTGGGAATCCGATGAGCCGTTTGACTGGGAGAGCGAATACTACACCTTCAAGCAATTCAGCAACCGTGTCCGCCCTGCCAACCCCAACGGGACCATCCCCGTCTCGGTGGGTGGCTCCTCCGATGAAGCCTATCGCGTAGGCGGCTCACTAGCCGACATCTTCGGTCTCTGGGGCGAACCGCTCAAGGAAACCAAGGAACAGATCGATCGGATCTATGCCGAAGCCGAACGCGCCGGTCGTGCGCCAAACGATCGACCCCGTATCTGGGTGACTTTCCGTCCTATTATTGCCGAGACGGATGAGCTGGCCTGGGCCAAGGCGTATCAGACGCTCGATAAGTTGAAGGAGCATCGCGCGAATGGACAGGGCAAGGCGCCACCCAAtgctccgccgccgcagaaTGTTGGGTCCCAGCGACTGTTGGATATCGCGGCGCGTGGGGAGGTCCAGGACCGCGCGCTCTGGTATCCCACTGTCACGGCGACGAATGCGCGCGGAGCGTCCACAGCTTTGGTCGGATCGCCGCAGACTATCTCAGATTCGATTTTGGATTATGTAGATTTGGGTGCGGAATTGATCTCGATTCGTGGGTATGATAATCTCAACGATGCGATTGATTATGGGCGGTATGTGCTGCCTAAGGTGCGTGGGGAGTTGAAGGCGAGGGAGAATGGGAATTGA
- a CDS encoding uncharacterized protein (SECRETED:SignalP(1-18);~antiSMASH:Cluster_4.5), with protein sequence MSFSTVLSVPAAVPAVLAVPNAPALAVGLAAVGPAAAGIGAAGVGAAGVDTAGVDAAGVDAAGLDDGGLGNADPGPDTAGGAAWRR encoded by the exons ATGTCCTTTTCTACTGTCCTTtctgttcctgctgctgttcctgctgttctTGCAGTTCCGAATGCTCCTGCGCTTGCTGTTGGGCTCGCTGCTGTtggacctgctgctgctggtattggtgctgctggtgttggtgctgctggtgttgatactgctggtgttgatgctgctggtgttgatgctgctggtcttGACGACGGTGGTCTTGGTAATGCTGACCCTGGCCCTGATACTGCTGGCGGTGCTGCC TGGCGGCGCTGA
- a CDS encoding DSD1 family PLP-dependent enzyme (COG:E;~EggNog:ENOG410PVY9;~InterPro:IPR026956,IPR001608,IPR042208,IPR029066;~PFAM:PF01168,PF14031;~antiSMASH:Cluster_4.5), translated as MYTPRIGDRLSSLDTPSMIVDLDLMESNIQKLFSALLPTGLNIRPHLKTTKCAALAKRLVAAGAKGCCVAKVSEAEAITAAGFDDILITCEIIGAPKVQRLVELVKKHPGRLRTVVDSEVGATAINEALEREGITTPLAVLIDLDVGLHRTGVADAKAALALARHLAGLKHLRLIGVQGYEGHVQHMHSYEERRQECLASMKILTETAEALRKEGFQIDVVTGGGTGTVEFCASVPGVTELQPGSFIFMDTDYRNAIGRGYSNSLTILSTVVSRQGERQVTIDAGLKSLTTDSGLAECKDSRYTHQNLGDEHGALSWDEGTPDLRVGDRVEMIPSHIDPTINLHDFYYAHRGGVIEEIWSVDARGKVQ; from the coding sequence ATGTATACTCCCCGAATCGGCGACCGGCTCTCGAGCCTGGATACCCCCTCAATGATCGTCGATCTCGACTTGATGGAATCCAACATCCAGAAActcttctccgccctcctccccacagGACTGAACATTCGTCCGCACCTCAAAACCACCAAGTGCGCTGCCCTAGCAAAGAGGCTCGTCGCCGCGGGTGCCAAAGGCTGCTGCGTTGCTAAGGTCTCAGAAGCCGAGGCCATCACAGCCGCCGGGTTCGATGACATTCTGATTACATGCGAGATTATCGGCGCACCGAAAGTCCAGCGACTCGTTGAATTGGTGAAGAAACACCCGGGGCGACTGCGTACCGTGGTCGATAGTGAAGTCGGGGCTACGGCCATTAATGAGGCATTGGAGCGGGAAGGAATAACGACGCCCTTGGCggtgttgattgatttggaCGTGGGGCTGCACCGTACGGGCGTGGCTGATGCGAAGGCGGCATTGGCGCTGGCGAGACATCTGGCTGGGCTGAAGCATTTGAGGTTGATCGGAGTGCAGGGGTATGAGGGACATGTGCAGCATATGCATAGTTATGAGGAAAGACGACAGGAATGTTTGGCATCAATGAAGATATTGACGGAAACGGCGGAGGCGCTGCGCAAGGAAGGCTTCCAGATCGATGTGGTTACTGGAGGTGGGACGGGAACGGTGGAGTTCTGTGCCTCTGTGCCCGGAGTGACGGAGTTGCAGCCGGGGTCGTTCATATTTATGGACACAGATTACCGGAATGCGATTGGAAGGGGGTATTCGAACAGTTTGACGATACTGTCGACGGTTGTCAGTCGGCAAGGGGAAAGACAGGTTACGATTGATGCTGGATTGAAGTCGTTGACTACGGATAGTGGGTTGGCAGAGTGCAAGGATTCCAGATATACTCATCAGAATTTGGGTGATGAGCATGGTGCGCTGAGTTGGGACGAGGGGACTCCGGATCTGAGAGTTGGGGATAGGGTGGAGATGATCCCGAGTCACATTGATCCGACGATCAATTTGCATGACTTCTATTATGCTCATCGGGGTGGAGTCATTGAGGAGATCTGGTCCGTGGATGCTAGAGGGAAGGTTCAATAG
- a CDS encoding uncharacterized protein (COG:C,H;~EggNog:ENOG410Q1FE;~InterPro:IPR036188,IPR002938,IPR036249,IPR038220, IPR012941;~PFAM:PF07976,PF01494;~go_function: GO:0071949 - FAD binding [Evidence IEA]), which translates to MTIETYQFGGFKSQRTDVLIVGAGPAGCMAAATLQRYGIDFCLIDKRATRTQTGHASAFQPRTQEILQTMNVLHDLDKRGHRLTETSFWMRDSTGALVSNFTGAEVVHATPYQYLFNTDQGMTEDVFEQYLNTKGHKVQRFMELIHYEHSPEPEWPLTAYIKNNASGAIEAWQTKYILGTDGARSATRRATGVQSSSQGGEDVWAVADVYVDTNFPDYRRRCAIRTPDGGCMLIPRKDEGLRIFLQVDERSQEHLNANGDSAQDALTGSSAFKLTQTVQSHISKVIHPYKMNITDIVWISQYRVAQRVVHNFSDPTKRVFLLGDACHTHSPKAGQGMNVSISDAYNLTWKLALVMKGVAKASLLETYEQERLWVAQQLIEFDALFARQFGQKDKLDSQNLRETWEMGHGFTSGCGYEYPPNLLVNRDVRISINNQAVEPLTPGKRLLPIDLIRHIDGNHVRMLDIMPSNGRFHLFIFAGNDLASPTLQNLGNALDSPHSPMSLFNLLPLELMQRFRHEDITTDSVPFTNKAYVLDLFLIHSQNHLDIQLGDIPAPFSSKWPMNVYSDFSGAAKSQLGVSDDSGALVVVRPDGYIGLVTGLDNVEDVTSYFDGFLHRRI; encoded by the exons ATGACTATTGAAACGTATCAATTTGGCGGCTTCAAGTCGCAGAGGACGGATGTTCTTATTGTTGGCGCTGGTCCCGCTGGATGCATGGCCGCGGCAACGTTGCAAAGATACGGCATCGATTTTTGCCTAATTGACAAAAGGGCCACGAGAACACAAACTGGGCATGCAAGTG CATTCCAACCTCGAACCCAAGAGATCCTGCAGACGATGAATGTACTTCATGACCTTGACAAGAGAGGGCATCGTCTTACCGAAACTTCTTTTTGGATGCGTGATAGCACGGGCGCCCTAGTCAGTAACTTCACCGGCGCTGAGGTGGTCCATG CCACGCCGTACCAGTACCTTTTCAATACCGACCAAGGCATGACGGAAGATGTATTTGAACAGTACTTGAACACCAAGGGGCACAAGGTCCAGCGATTCATGGAACTTATTCATTATGAACACAGCCCAGAGCCCGAATGGCCACTCACAGCGTATATCAAAAATAATGCTAGCGGGGCCATCGAAGCATGGCAGACGAAGTACATCTTAGGTACCGATGGGGCGCGAAGCGCTACACGCCGAGCTACCGGTGTGCAATCATCCTCGCAGGGCGGCGAGGACGTTTGGGCTGTCGCGGACGTTTATGTTGATACGAACTTTCCCGATTACAGAAGACGTTGTGCCATCCGAACTCCAGATGGTGGTTGCATGTTGATACCCCGCAAGGATGAGGGACTCCGGATTTTCCTGCAGGTGGATGAGAGAAGTCAGGAGCACCTCAATGCAAACGGAGATTCGGCACAAGATGCCCTTACTGGAAGCAGTGCTTTCAAGCTCACCCAGACCGTCCAGTCCCACATCAGCAAGGTCATTCATCCTTACAAGATGAATATCACCGACATTGTTTGGATTAGCCAGTACCGTGTTGCGCAGCGAGTTGTCCATAATTTCAGTGATCCGACCAAGCGAGTTTTCCTCCTTGGAGATGCATGTCACACACATAGCCCTAAGGCAGGACAAGGAATGAACGTCAGCATTTCAGACGCATACAACCTCACATGGAAGCTGGCACTGGTCATGAAAGGTGTTGCAAAGGCATCTTTGCTTGAAACGTATGAACAAGAAAGACTTTGGGTTGCCCAACAGCTTATTGAATTCGACGCCTTGTTTGCCCGTCAATTTGGACAAAAGGATAAACTTGACAGTCAGAACCTCCGCGAGACATGGGAAATGGGACATGGCTTCACAAGCGGGTGTGGGTATGAGTACCCTCCAAACTTACTTGTTAACCGCGATGTCCGGAtttccatcaacaaccaagCAGTGGAGCCGCTCACGCCGGGCAAGCGTCTCTTACCTATCGATCTGATCCGACACATCGACGGCAATCATGTTCGCATGCTCGACATCATGCCATCCAACGGCAGATTCCATCTCTTCATTTTTGCCGGCAATGACCTAGCTTCGCCTACCCTACAGAATCTCGGAAATGCTTTGGACTCACCTCATTCGCCAATGAGTCTCTTCAATCTTCTGCCACTGGAACTTATGCAACGTTTCCGTCATGAGGACATCACAACGGACTCAGTTCCATTCACCAACAAGGCATATGTTCTTGATCTTTTCCTGATTCATTCACAGAATCACCTGGATATTCAACTGGGAGATATCCCTGCTCCATTCTCCTCAAAATGGCCCATGAACGTATATTCTGATTTTTCTGGAGCTGCAAAAAGCCAGCTCGGTGTCTCTGACGACTCCGgtgctttggtggtggtgagaccAGATGGCTATATTGGACTTGTCACTGGCTTGGACAATGTTGAAGATGTGACATCTTATTTCGATGGCTTCTTGCACCGGCGCATTTAG
- a CDS encoding urate oxidase (COG:Q;~EggNog:ENOG410PFP4;~InterPro:IPR002042,IPR019842;~PFAM:PF01014;~go_function: GO:0004846 - urate oxidase activity [Evidence IEA];~go_process: GO:0006144 - purine nucleobase metabolic process [Evidence IEA];~go_process: GO:0055114 - oxidation-reduction process [Evidence IEA]), producing MYGLSDAQYGKDNVRLYKVHRDAGTGVQTVYELTVCVLLEGDIESSYTKEDNSVLVTTDAIKNTCYIVAKHNPVHPPELYGSILGKHFITQYNHIHTAHIDIICHTWERMTIENEPHPHSFFQDGSVKRPIRVDVSKASGIDITSAIFGLSVLKSTRSEFWGYIKDEYTTLPETWDRILSSDVDIKWRWKHFEDVAGVKANVSHFVEAFVKARDASFKAFAEDNSMSAQATLYKMAERFLDCVPLADAVEYSWPNKHYVEIDLSWHKGIRNTDKDAEVYLPQSAPNGLIKGTLTRSTLDKSISAKL from the exons ATGTACGGCCTATCCGATGCACAATATGGCAAAGACAACGTTCGGCTATACAAGGTCCACCGTGATGCAGGAACGGGTGTGCAAACTGTATACGAATTGACAGTCTGCGTCTTGCTGGAGGGAGACATTGAATCTTC TTACACCAAGGAAGATAACAGCGTCCTTGTAACTACAGACGCAATTAAAAACACATGTTACATCGTTGCCAAACATAACCCCGTCCACCCTCCGGAACTATACGGCTCGATCCTCGGAAAACACTTTATCACCCAATacaaccacatccacacaGCCCACATCGACATTATCTGCCATACCTGGGAACGAATGACCATCGAGAACGAGCCACACCCGCATTCATTCTTCCAGGATGGGAGCGTCAAACGACCGATCCGCGTGGATGTTTCCAAAGCTTCAGGCATCGATATCACGTCGGCTATTTTTGGCCTCAGTGTATTGAAGAGCACCAGGTCTGAGTTCTGGGGATACATCAAAGATGAATACACGACATTGCCTGAGACGTGGGACCGCATTCTGAGCAGTGACGTGGATATCAAGTGGAGATGGAAGCACTTCGAAGACGTTGCGGGCGTTAAAGCGAATGTCTCGCATTTCGTTGAGGCGTTTGTAAAGGCGAGAGACGCATCCTTCAAGGCGTTCGCGGAAGATAATAGCATGAGCGCGCAGGCGACACTGTACAAGATGGCTGAGAGGTTCTTGGACTGTGTTCCTTTGGCTGATGCTGTGGAGTATTCATGGCCTAATAAACACTATGTGGAGATAG ACCTGAGCTGGCACAAGGGCATTCGGAACACAGACAAAGATGCAGAGGTGTATTTGCCGCAATCGGCACCTAATGGGTTGATAAAGGGGACTTTGACTCGTTCTACTCTCGATAAGAGCATATCTGCGAAGCTTTGA
- a CDS encoding hydrophobin family protein (COG:O;~EggNog:ENOG410Q20D;~InterPro:IPR001338;~PFAM:PF01185;~SECRETED:SignalP(1-23);~go_component: GO:0009277 - fungal-type cell wall [Evidence IEA];~go_function: GO:0005199 - structural constituent of cell wall [Evidence IEA]), producing the protein MKFAVAAILGFAMTAVAIPAAKGSQQKLSIDDASGQCSIGDIYCCNPDNTEESDGVLTNALREGLLIGSLVNGKGSACAPTSLIGDLNLLAFFEKGQDGGKSYCKNTIACCPNGSCAALDGY; encoded by the exons ATGAAGTTCGCTGTCGCTGCTATCCTTGGCTTCGCCATGACTGCCGTTGCTATCCCGGCCGCTAAGGGAAGCCAGCAGAAGCTGTCCATCGACGATGCTTCCGGCCAATGCTCGATTGGAGACATCTACTGCTGCAATCCCGACAACACTGAAGAGTCCGACGGTGTTCTGACCAATGCACTCAGGGAGGGACTTCTCATTGGAAGTCTCGTCAATGGCAAGGGATCTGCCTGTGCTCCCACTTCGCTCATCGGGGATCTCAATCTGCTTG CTTTTTTCGAAAAGGGTCAGGATGGCGGCAAGTCCTACTGCAAGAATACCATTGCGTGCTGCCCCAATGGAAGC TGCGCGGCCCTTGACGGATACTAA
- a CDS encoding argonaute/piwi family protein (COG:J;~EggNog:ENOG410PISF;~InterPro:IPR012337,IPR032474,IPR036397,IPR036085, IPR003100,IPR003165;~PFAM:PF02171,PF16486;~go_function: GO:0003676 - nucleic acid binding [Evidence IEA];~go_function: GO:0005515 - protein binding [Evidence IEA]), whose translation MTDNYVRPSKRPGYGTLGRPINLYANYFQLNFQPNLQLHRYEVRVSRSDPDAVVILSRQLVTQVILQLLKTELVQFQESIASDGYQNLISSRSLPCCDGPYNVVYQHDSYQVILLPAGILQFPQIYQGLKGDIRDQGPPLTEAHIHALNIILGHQPKFSPHIRSAGTGTYLNLDSRMSLGAGLHILRGLFIVAREAQGRLFVNAAPKIAICYDDCPLDKIILMHMRQNGPDMNKVVALLRNLRVQLTHLGMRKRAGKFAPRLKTVIGLAAPGDGYSLVYPPKVPCLGAGAKEVQFFRESRSQGHELGDVAVLGSRKRKRPTPEGYITIFEYFRSVYNITVSDPWLPVVNVGTPSNPSYLPAQVCRVLPGQSVAAFIAASQSRQGARIDTSRRGTRSTAVSQITSIETELSDILGMAHPDRGADLTSFGITVAPSMARVSGRVLDSPALEYRQGQRASVRAGGWNLRGMKFAGSTSVSQWTYLWLSTPGRSHGIGPEKALMEVAIRKFRTHLKSLGLNIPEPSWPGIYVSVTDSALRRESDADKLAHALAAIVESSMSFLLIILPQAAEGLYSRIKFLCDVQFGIRNVCVVADKFLRSNEQFLSNVALKLNLKLGGINQKLFARSLDIISDGKTMVVGVDVTHPNSGNLPARAPSVAAMVASVDRYLAQWPAEICTQPARQELVTQLGVLLTSRLNAWQRRNHGKLPENILLYRDGVSDTQYGSVLSVELPQLRKACRDLYGSLSLNEPRITIVIVGKRHHTRFFTPTRTGQRNGRSFQDTNPPNGTIVDHGPAISSRVWDFYLQSHTASRGTARPAHYVVLLDEIFQSYPNDLQARGSPNPANAIQALTHNICYVSGRATRASSICPPVFYADLACFRARFYVEELLRRSSGDAGYVFSPDQLQLTLHENVKDTMFYI comes from the exons ATGACTGACAATTACGTCAGGCCATCCAAAAGGCCAGGTTATGGCACTCTGGGTCGTCCAATCAACCTTTATGCAAATTACTTTCAGTTGAACTTCCAGCCTAATCTCCAATTACACCGATATGAAGTGCGCGTTTCACGATCAGATCCTGATGCGGTCGTGATTTTGAGCAGACAATTAGTGACCCAGGTGATCCTCCAGCTTCTCAAGACGGAGCTTGTGCAGTTCCAGGAGAGCATCGCCTCCGATGGCTACCAGAACCTCATCTCAAGTCGCAGTTTACCCTGCTGTGACGGTCCCTATAATGTGGTATATCAGCATGATAGCTATCAAGTCATTCTACTACCAGCTGGAATTCTTCAGTTTCCCCAAATCTATCAAGGGCTCAAGGGTGATATAAGGGACCAAGGGCCGCCGCTGACCGAAGCACATATCCATGCGTTGAATATCATTCTGGGACACCAACCCAAATTCTCACCACACATCAGATCTGCCGGTACGGGAACTTATCTCAACCTCGACTCGCGGATGAGCCTGGGTGCAGGGCTACATATTCTCCGGGGACTATTCATCGTCGCTCGTGAAGCGCAGGGCCGGCTGTTTGTCAATGCAGCACCAAAAATTGCAATCTGCTATGATGACTGCCCGCTCGACAAGATTATCCTGATGCACATGCGCCAAAACGGACCAGACATGAATAAAGTTGTTGCACTGCTTCGGAATCTCCGCGTCCAGCTTACGCACCTGGGTATGCGCAAACGTGCTGGAAAATTCGCGCCGCGGCTCAAGACAGTAATAGGTTTGGCAGCACCAGGAGATGGTTACAGTCTGGTATATCCCCCTAAGGTGCCATGCCTCGGGGCAGGAGCTAAGGAAGTCCAATTCTTCCGTGAATCACGCTCACAAGGCCATGAGCTTGGGGACGTAGCGGTTTTGGGAAGTCGAAAAAGAAAGCGGCCTACGCCTGAAGGGTATATCACTATTTTCGAGTACTTTCGGTCAG tctataatattactgtGAGCGATCCATGGCTTCCCGTTGTCAACGTTGGGACCCCCTCGAATCCTTCCTACTTGCCTGCTCAAGTCTGTCGGGTACTTCCTGGTCAGTCTGTGGCTGCATTTATAGCCGCCTCTCAGTCTCGTCAAGGCGCCCGTATCGATACATCTCGTCGTGGGACCAGAAGCACTGCGGTTTCTCAGATCACCTCGATAGAGACAGAGCTCTCAGATATCTTAGGCATGGCTCACCCCGATAGAGGAGCGGACTTG ACTTCATTCGGAATCACTGTTGCACCGAGCATGGCGAGAGTGTCCGGTCGCGTTTTGGACTCCCCTGCTTTAGAATATCGACAGGGACAGCGAGCCTCTGTGCGCGCAGGAGGCTGGAATCTACGTGGAATGAAATTCGCCGGGAGCACGTCAGTCTCCCAGTGGACCTATTTATGGCTTTCGACGCCCGGTCGCTCCCATGGTATAGGTCCAGAAAAAGCTCTCATGGAAGTCGCTATACGGAAGTTCCGCACACATCTGAAGTCACTCGGCCTCAATATTCCTGAGCCTAGTTGGCCGGGTATCTATGTTAGCGTGACTGATAGTGCTTTACGACGCGAAAGTGATGCCGACAAGCTAGCCCATGCTCTCGCGGCCATAGTCGAGTCATCAATGTCATTCCTACTGATTATTCTTCCACAAGCTGCAGAAGGTCTTTACAGCAGAATCAAGTTTCTTTGCGATGTTCAATTTGGTATACGGAACGTATGCGTGGTGGCGGACAAGTTCCTTCGATCCAATGAACAATTCCTGTCGAATGTTGCTCTGAAGCTCAACTTGAAGCTTGGAGGGATTAACCAGAAGTTGTTTGCTCGGAGCCTTGACATAATAAGTGACGGTAAAACTATGgtagttggggttgatgtaACGCATCCAAATTCAGGGAATCTTCCAGCACGGGCTCCCAGCGTGGCCGCCATGGTAGCCTCTGTGGATCGTTACTTGGCGCAATGGCCAGCAGAGATATGCACTCAACCCGCCCGTCAAGAGCTGGTCACGCAGCTTGGTGTACTTCTCACCTCGAGACTAAATGCATGGCAGAGGCGGAACCATGGAAAGCTCCCTGAAAATATCCTGCTATACCGCGATGGAGTTTCAGATACACAATATGGGAGTGTCCTCAGCGTGGAGCTCCCTCAGCTACGCAAAGCATGCAGAGACTTATACGGTAGTTTGAGTCTTAATGAGCCTCGAATCACCATTGTCATTGTGGGGAAACGACACCACACCCGATTTTTCACGCCCACGAGGACAGGTCAGCGCAATGGCCGGTCATTTCAAGACACCAATCCCCCCAACGGCACCATCGTTGATCACGGTCCAGCCATTAGCAGTAGGGTCTGGGACTTTTATTTACAATCTCATACTGCCAGCCGAGGAACCGCTCGCCCTGCACACTACGTGGTGCTCCTCGATGAAATTTTTCAGTCCTATCCCAACGATCTGCAGGCTAGAGGCTCTCCTAATCCGGCTAATGCCATCCAAGCCTTGACCCACAATATATGCTACGTCTCTGGTCGCGCAACAAGGGCATCCAGCATCTGTCCACCTGTGTTTTATGCCGATCTTGCGTGCTTCCGAGCGCGCTTCTAtgtggaggagctgcttCGTCGATCCTCCGGAGACGCTGGGTACGTGTTTTCTCCGGATCAGCTGCAACTAACTTTGCATGAGAATGTGAAGGATACCATGTTCTATATTTGA